The Methylocaldum marinum genome includes the window CGCACCCACCGTGAGGGTGGTCGCCTCGGCGGACTCGGCCGTCAAACCGAACAACGCAGTGAAAAGCGGCAAAAGTCTACGAGGAAATCTGCGAAAGCCGAACGCAGTCATGTCTCGATCCTCCTTGTCCATACCGAAGTCCTGCACGCCGGATAGCCGAAAGCGCGTCCTTCAAACGAGATCCGAGGACTTGCCTCTTCTGAGATAAACGGTATCCGGAACGTGACATCCTGGACTAAAGGACATACCAATGGTCAAGAAAGTAAAGCCACAAGAACTCCCTCTCCCTCCGGGACAAACCGGCAGCGCGAGGCGCAACGCGACGAGCGGGCAGGCCAGGGATGGGCTGGGGCTGCCCCGGACTCGCAAGCGAAGCGGGACAGCGTGGCGATTCGAATAGGACTTTACTTTCTTTACGCTCAGTAACTGAAATGGATGTCCACATGGGCTTTGCAAACCGAGAACGGAGCGGCTCGAAACCCAGCGTCGTAAGCGGCCTCTTGCCAAGTTAGTCCATACATCGGAACCAAAAATGCTGCGGACAGCGTTTTTTCCAGTATGGAACAATGGCCGTGCTGGTGGCAGGCCGCCTCTTCATCCGCGCGAACGATACGGAGGAAAGCGTCTTCGCGACCGAGCCAATCATCCCGCCCGATAACGAAAGCACGCAATTTTGCTGTTTCCGTACGATGCACGCCTGACCCGCACTCTACCAGACACGCGACTTGGAACCTTGTCTTCGGCTATGGCCTCACCACAAAATATTTCCAAGTGCACTTTGCATGGGACTGCGGCTTCTCGGACTTGTCCCGAAAGAATTCGTCGATAGCTTTGGTCGCGCCGGGCCAGCGGTTATCCCCATATTCATCGAACATGACGACGCCGCCGGGAGTGACTTTGCTGTATAGCGTCTCCAAGGCCAATTTGTAGGATTCGTAAAGATCGCAATCCAGGTGCAGCAGCGCGATCTTCCCCTCGTAATTCGGCAGCGTATTGTCGAACCAGCCTTTATATAGCCGTATTCGGTTCTGGATGACGTCCTCCGGCAATCGTCCATCCTTTAGAACCCTGAGAACGGTTTCCGGCGGATTGGCCCAAAATCCCTTTCCCGTGATCGGCGTCTTTTCGTCCTTGTCCACAGGGGCCGGAAAACCCTCGAAGGAATCGAAGCCATGGTAGGTACGCTCGACCCCGACGTATTCGCTCAACAGTTGGAACATCAAGGCACCGTGGCCAATGGAAACGCCGCACTCCACGATGTCCCCCTCCACGTCCCGCACCCGTTCCACCATGTCCTTGAAATACAACATCCGGTGCAACGCGCCACGATAGACACGCGGCAGGAACGGTGAGTGGTTGTAGTCCGCGGGGATGCTTTCCTCCAACGGATCGCGCCGGGTGATGTTGTAACCCAAACGATGAAATGTCTGCTTCATGATTTTCTTGAGCATCTCCGCCTCAGCATGAAATTACACAGGGTGCTTCGTTCATCAGGACCGGACGGCAACGAAATACATTCTGATTGCAGCCGCATTGCCGCTGATCGAACCCGGTTCTATTCGGCACCACGACGCCTTGAACGCCTGCATCGCCGTCACCGAATCAAAATCATAGGTGAAAACGAGGTTGCGGGTTTCACCCGGCACGTACGGTGCCGCGCTTTCCGGATAATGGCGCAGCAAATCCAGCCCCTCTTAACGACCACTGAAATGGAGGGGGCATGAAGACGATTCCGGGGCGCACCCGCTCGGTAACGAAAGGCAAGACTCAAATCCGTCCGCTTTCGGGACCGGGCAACTCAGCGCCGCTTGCTGTGCTGCTCCCGGGTTGGCGTCGCGCGGGTTGATCCCGGCGAACATACCTTGCTCTGACTTGGTCAGCAAGTAGCCCCGAGGAAACCCAACGGTATCCGGGAGACTCGATGCGCCGACCATTCCGGATGCCTCGGAACGCCATCCGGACTATGGTGGTTCCGTCATGGCGATATGAAGGAACGTGAATGAAAGGTTCAGGCTTTTATTTCTTGACGTGAACGGTTTGACCTCTGACTTCGGGCAAGGGCGCTGTGGAGGGATTGGCTCAGTGTGGGAGGGATCGGATCAGGCTTCCGTTTCAAAAAAACATAACCACGTCGTACAAGCGAAATCCAAAGGTAATAACAAAAGCCCGACCCCGATGCTAATCGCGGTGCCCTAAACGAATGCATGCACGATGGATATCATGTTAATACCTTTGTGCCTCATGGCTAGAAGACCCGGAGATTCCTGCCGACAGCTAATTTCCTTCGCCTTCCAGGTTTCACCTATACTGAATTGCCTGCCAATGCGAAAGCCGGTCTTGGCAAGATACTCAAGCCAGCGGGAGGTACGTTCATGACGTTCAAAGCGCTGGTCATCGGAGTGAGAAACCACATCCTGGATTTCCCTGGCAAAAAACGCCTTCAGCCCATTTCTTCTGAAATCACCGATAGCGAGTTGGTCGATAATGCTGAATATATTCCCATAATGCGTATAGGCATTCTCTACCCTCTGACGCCAATCGCTCTCCATGTGGTTACTGTCCGGTTCGGTCAAGAGGAGGGCATCGGGCTGCATTTGACGAACCATATCAAAAAATGCGATCCGTTCTGCCGTGCTGGGGATATGGTGGGCGATCAGTGAAGCATTAACGACGAGTTTATCGAATTCATCGGGCAAGGCTGAAAGCAATTGCTCCGGCATCAACTTTTCAACCAGGCAATTTACCGGAATGAAAATGACTTTGAATGGCGCTTGCTCTGCCGCTTTGGCAACCATTTCTCCGGCATGGGTCAAGGCCTCCTGAAATGGCTCAACACCGATTACGGTCAAGGTTTTCAAGCGAGTAGCATCCGAAATGGACTGAATCAGTTTAGCCGCTTGAATGCCGCGGCCTATGCCGATATCGATCAGCACAGCATGCGGAGCTTCGGCGATGACATGCTTGATGGCATCGTTAACGATTCCATGACTCATGCTGACCAGCGGAAACTGGTTGATAAGGAGATCAAAAAGCACGATTTGCGGAATTTCGAAGCGTTTAAGATAAAGATGCTCACGCTTCTCGTCACGAGGCATGAATCTGTCATAGATAGCGTTGAGGAACTGCATGTCCAAAAATGCTTGCGGTTCGTTTTCAGCGCGTTCCGTATTGTATTCGATCAATTGCCGTAATCGGGTCAGATGATGCGGAGCCGGATGACATGCAAGTTTGCCAAGCAAATCTTTTAAATCGCCACTCATCGAAAAGTTATGGGGGTTGTGCATGGCATATGATCTCCTATGGTAGTTGTACGTTTTTATATATCTTTCTTGCCGGCCGGGAACAAAGTTATGGCGTCAACCAGGTTTGTTAACGGTACATCCCGCGCGGTAACGCTCTGCCGTTTTGGGGGTTAACCATGTGAAAATAAAAACACATCCGACTGACGATCTTCGGCCGCCGTTATGTTCTTGTCGATACTCTGTTCAGCAGGCCATTGGGGCATTCCCCTATGATTGTATGGCGAGTCAACAAACTACGAAGTGAAATATCGCACAGCGCATCCACTTTAAAACTGATGCGTTGGATGCGAGGGACAGATAATGAGTATCGGCTGCGCTATGCCATGCGACGATCAACACCGCTCAAACTGTCAAGCCTTCTCGGTTCGAGGGGCTTTTGCGTACGCCATTGTTTCACTTGTGGTGGAGGTATAAGTTTTGCCCCTGTAGGACAGAGGAACAAAATCCGGGCCTTGCAATCTACCAGGTTGTGGCGACATGAAAATTCTTTGATGCAAGGCGCTTCTGCTCTGATCCACTTCAGGAACACGGGGCACTTCGCCGCATTCCCTTTATTCAGGACACGATCCTCGGTCAGGAGGACCTATGAGAACCCATACACTTTGCTTCGTGCTCGCGGCGATGATCGGATTTGCATCCGCCGCGAACGGCTGGAACAACGGTTCGAGCAACGATAATCAGCTCCCCGAGTCACTGGAGCGGAAGGTCCGGAATCTCCGGACCGACCTCGAGTCGAAAGGCTACGAGGTCGCGCGGGGAGCCTGGAACCTGTTCAGGATCGAGGACTGCAAGTTCGCGATCGAGACTATCGGGAACTGCCTCGGGAATAACCCGGCGGCGCCTTATCTCATCCCTTCCGTTCCGCTCTGGCCGGACGAGTTCGTGGACCAGAACGTGAGGGACCTGCTCGGCCCGACGCCGGACGACACCTGGTGGACATACCGCCTCGACGAGCGCGAGGCGCTGGTCGTGTTGGCGCAGCTCCCACCGCCCGGAAGGTATTTCGGGATGCAGACCTACATTTTCTCGCGAGAAGGCGAGATCGACACCACGGATGAGGTCTACCAATCCGTAACCGATGATCCTTTCATGCAGAACATCCTGTTCATGATGTCGCCGAACCCGTCCCGTGTGCTGGTGTTCTCGAGCATCGGCAACAGCAACAACAACGTCGTCACCGAGCGGCAGTCCGGAGCAGCCTTCAATCAGCAGCGTTTTTTCATCATCACGCCGGATGCGGTGATGGAGCGTGCGCTTACCGAGGCGCTCCTGCGGGCGGGCGTCCCGAATCGCAACCATGTGTTCATCGAACCCGTGTCGACGGATCTCGCCCGGCTTGGGCTCGGTTCCGGGGAGGACGACCTGATGACCCTGATGCGCTATTCGCTGCCACAAGATGAGACGGCCGGCGATGAGTGGCGCCGGCAGCTTCCCCTGGCCGTGCTCCGGGTGAGGGATACGAACACGGCGCGCCCGACCGAGCCCTATCCCAAACCTGCCTATGATGAGCGGATCGCCCGCTCCGAGCTGGGACTCAAAGGCGATGTAGAGAATCTGGTCGAGGCGGTCAAGCAGCTCTGGGGGCAGCCCGCCGCCAAGGACAGGGCATTCGAAAGTCTGATGCTCACGGTGGACCTCATCGGCCAGCACTGCCTCGAACGGCCCATGAACTGTCTCGGTGACACCCAGGATGCCGATTACCAGATCAGCCCCACGGAGAGCATCGACTCGGGTGAAGTTCTCGCCGTCGTCGGCACCCTGGGCACCGCCACCGGCAACGCCACGTACACGAGTCTGGCGCCCAACCGGATTCCGGCTCTGGTGGGCGTCACGAACATCTCGGACCCGGATCTCAAGGGTAGCGCGTCCGCCTTTTCGGAGACGGTCGGCAACACCGACAAGCTCTATGTCTACTACTTCGCGCGCGAATGCGGGAACCTTCCGAATTGCCGCGAAATCACCGAGGAGATGGTTCCCCGAGGCGATGCCGTCAAGATCGTTCAGCGGAACTACGTCGTACCGGGGGCGACCCGGGGTCCTGAGCCCAAGAAGCTCGTAAACCCGACGCTCATCCAACTCGACGGGGCGAAACGGCCGTCGAGCCGTTAAGGAAGCGCTGAATCAGACGTCTCCCGGAGGGAGAGGTCTGAAGTGAGGGTGATTCGAATAGGACTTTACTTTCTTTACATACAGTCATCAGAGCTTCCGTAAGGACACGATGGTTGGTCAGGAGGACCTCTATGAGAACCCACATGCTTTACTTCACCCTCGCGGTGATGATCGGATTTGCGTCCGCGGCGAACGGCTGGAACAACGGTCCGAGCAACGGCAATCAGCTTCCCGAGTCGCTGGAGCGGAAGGTCCAGAATCTTCAAGCCGACCTCGAGGCGAAAGGCTACGAGGTCACACGCGGCTTTTGGGACCTGTTCACGATCGAGGATTGCCAGTTCACGATCGCCGTGATTGGAAACTGCCTCGGGAACAATCCGGTGTCACCGTACGTCGTTCCCGCCGTTCCGCTCTGGCCGGACGAGTTCGTGGATCAGAGCACGAGGGATCTGCTGGGGCCGACGCCGGACGACACCTGGTGGACATACCGCCTCGACGAGCGGGAGGCGCTGGTCGTGCTGGCGCAGCTTCCGCCGCCCGCGAAATACTTCGGGATGCACACCTACGTTTTCACGCGCGAAGGGCTTGTCGACCCCGCCGATCTGGTCTTCCTATCGGTCACGGACCTCTTCCTGGGGGAGTTGCTCTTCGCCCCTTCGTCGAACCCGTCCCGCTCGGTGATGTCCGCGGCCTTCGGTAACAGCATCAATAACGTCGTCATCGAGCGGCAGTCCGGAGCGGCCTTCAACCAGCAGCGCTTCTTCATCGTCACGCCGGACGCGGTGATGGAGCGGGAAGTGATCGAGGCGCTCCTGCGGGCGGGCGTCCCCGCGCGCAATCAGGTGTTTACTACCCCCGTGTCGACGGAGATTTTCCGGGCAGGGCTCGGGCCCGAGGCGGACGACCTGTGAATCACGATTCGCTATACGCGTCCGGAGGACGAGGAGGCGGGTGATGAGTGGCGTCGTCAGCTTCCCTTGGCCGTGCTCCGGGTGAGGGACACGAACACGGCGCGTCCGACCGAACCCTATCCCAAGCCTGATTACGATGAGCGGACCGCCCGCTCCGAGCTGGGGCTCCAAAGTGACTTCGCGGCCCTGATCGAGGCGGTCAAGCAGCACTAGGGACAGCCTTCCGCTCCCGAACAGCCGTTCCAGGCCCTGGAACTGACCGTGGATCTCGTCGGGCAACACTGCCTGGAACGGCCGATGAACTGCCTCGGCGATAACCAGGACGAAGACTGGCGGCTCAGTCCTCGTTCGAGCATCGATTCGGGCCAGGTGTTGGCCGTCGTGGGGACTCTCAAAACGGCCACCCGCAACGCGACGTACTCGGCCATCGCACTCAATCGCTCGTCAGTTCTCCAGGGCATCGGAAACATCTTTGACGAAGATCTCGCGGGGACCGCGTCGGCGTTTTCTGGAACGGTCGACAACACCGATCGGTTTTACGTCCAGTACTTCGCGCGCGACTGCTCGGGGCTCTCCCACTGCTTTGAAATCACGGAGGAGATGATTCCGAAAGGCGAGACAGTCGCGTTCATCGAGCGGAACTACGTTGTTCCGGGTACGGCCCGCGGCGCCGATTCCAGGCAGACGCTGACGCCATTGGTCATCATCTTCGATGGCAAGGCGCGGCCGTCGAGCCGCTGAGGAAGTGTGCCGCTGCGAGCGCCCGCGGAAACGCAGAAAGGCCCCGTGGACGCTTGTGGCTGCAAGATGCCCATACACGGAGGTAAACCATGCGTCCCAACGACCTCAAGGAAGCTCTGATTAAGTCCTTCGACAGGCTCAGGACAGGCTTGTCGAGCCACGAACGGAATCCACTTGATCAGAGCTTCCTCAAGCACCGAGGCATCGTCGCCGCGGCATTCGCCGCCTTGTTGCTCGTATCCTCGCCCGGCGTCCGGGCACTCACGATCGCCCTCAGCGACGACGACGGCTGGGATGCTATCGGGATCCAAGCCGCCAAGCGGGCGCTGGCGGCCGCCGGCCACACCGTGGTCCTCGCCGGCCCGCTCAATGAGCAAAGCGGCAGCAGTGCGGCGATCAACCTGACTGACCTCCGGATTACCAAGCGACGCGACGACGAGGGCGCGCTCGAGTATTCCGTTGCGATCGGCGACGGGACGGAAGGCGCCGAACCCGCGACTAGCGCGCTCGTTGCCATGGACATCGCCCGGCAAAGCACCGGCCGGTTGCCCGACTTGCTGGTGTCCGGCATCAACGTGGGCGCCAATATCGGCGCCGCCACCCAGTTTTCGGGTACGGTCGGTGCCGCCATTGCCGCGCTATCCCCCATGTTCAACGGCGCTGTCCCCGCCATCGCGATCAGCACCGATCCGTTGTGCGGCGAGTCCACACCGGATTGCAAGACAGCGAACGAGGCTCATTTCGCGCGGGTGGCGGACTTTCTCGTTGGCGTCATAACCCGCCTCGAACGTAAGGCCGGCTCCCTGGACGGCGAAAAGGGCCTGCTGCCGCAGGGGATAGGTCTCAACATCAACTACCCGCCGCTACCCGAGCCCGCCGGCGTCCGCGTCACGCGTCAAGGCCGCACGGTGACCTTTGCGGACGATCTGGTGGTGAGCTATGCCGCCGATACGGTCACCATCAACATCGGCTGTCATGAGCCCTGCGCCGATGTACCGGCCGGAACCACGCTCCGGGGCGGGATCACGAAGATTGTCCCCGACGAGACGCCCGAGTTCCCCGGCGCCGACACCACGTGGTATGAGCGAGGGTACATCACCATCGTGCCGATCACGCCCGACTATACGGCTGACGCGCCGAGTGCCTTCTCTCTCGGGATAGATATCAAGGATGGCCTTGGCAGGCGATAGACGGTGATTTCAACGGGCTCAGCGTTTGTAGGTCGGCAATCCTTTGCCGACGAAAACGTTGGCCCAACTGTGCACTGTCGGGAAGGGCGGCTTCGGCGCTCCAATCGCAAACGGTCATCCCAGGACGGCCGTTTGCGATTGGAAGGGGCGTCCTGGCGCTCCCAGGACGGCCGTTTGCGATTGGAAGGGTCGCGACTAAAGCGACCGTTTGCGATTGGAAAGGATTCCCGACCTTGTATTATGAATTCCGTGTGGTTCGGAAGGGGTTGGAGAAGACTCCCGACCGGTCACCACAGGCCTGGAGGGCGCTCCAGGTTTGAGCGACTGGATGCCGTTCCCGCCCTTGGGACACCAAGCCCGTTGCGTAGATCGATGCAGCAGTCGCTCACCCTCATCGAGCGATCGAACAGTATCTTCGGCCCGGCTTGCCGGCAGCCCGCATTCACAAGGTAGATCATTTGAGGTTCATGATGCCCACGTTTTATCTCGGAATTGATGTCGCCAAAGCCAAACTGGACTGCGCGTTACGCCTCCCCAACGGGAAGTTCCGAACCAAAGTCATCGCCAACTCCCAAGACGGGTTCGCCACCCTCGTCACTTGGCTCACCGGCCCAGAGGCACGGAATGTTCACGTGTGTATGGAAGCCACTGGGGTGTATTGGGAAGACGTCGCCCAGTGCTTGGCTACCCAAGGGTTCACTGTCAGCGTCATCAACCCTGCCCAAATCAAAGCCTATGCCGCTTCCCGCTTAACCCGGACCAAAACCGATGCCGTCGATGCGCGCCTCATCGCCGAATTTTGCGCCGAGCGCCATCCGCCTCCCTGGCAGGCGAGAAGCGAAGCCGAAATCGCCTTGCGCGCGCTCGTGTTGCGTCTGGATGCGTTGCAAGCCCTGCGGACCCAGGAAAGTAACCGCCTGGAGGTCGCCCGGGACGCGGTGCGCACCAACATTCAAGAACACCTGAATTGGCTCGATCAGCAGATCAAGAGCCTGATCAAAACCATCAATGAGCACATCGACTCTAACCCCGATCTGAAGGGGAAGCGCGAATTACTCGAGAGCATCCCCGGTATCGGGGAACGCACCATCGCCATTCTGCTCGCCTTCTATGCCGAGCCCAGCCGCTTCGCCAATAGCCGACAAGCCGTCGCCTTCGCCGGGCTCGACCCGCGCCGGCAGGAGTCCGGAACGAGCGTGAAAAC containing:
- the surE gene encoding 5'/3'-nucleotidase SurE is translated as MRPNDLKEALIKSFDRLRTGLSSHERNPLDQSFLKHRGIVAAAFAALLLVSSPGVRALTIALSDDDGWDAIGIQAAKRALAAAGHTVVLAGPLNEQSGSSAAINLTDLRITKRRDDEGALEYSVAIGDGTEGAEPATSALVAMDIARQSTGRLPDLLVSGINVGANIGAATQFSGTVGAAIAALSPMFNGAVPAIAISTDPLCGESTPDCKTANEAHFARVADFLVGVITRLERKAGSLDGEKGLLPQGIGLNINYPPLPEPAGVRVTRQGRTVTFADDLVVSYAADTVTINIGCHEPCADVPAGTTLRGGITKIVPDETPEFPGADTTWYERGYITIVPITPDYTADAPSAFSLGIDIKDGLGRR
- a CDS encoding IS110 family RNA-guided transposase → MPTFYLGIDVAKAKLDCALRLPNGKFRTKVIANSQDGFATLVTWLTGPEARNVHVCMEATGVYWEDVAQCLATQGFTVSVINPAQIKAYAASRLTRTKTDAVDARLIAEFCAERHPPPWQARSEAEIALRALVLRLDALQALRTQESNRLEVARDAVRTNIQEHLNWLDQQIKSLIKTINEHIDSNPDLKGKRELLESIPGIGERTIAILLAFYAEPSRFANSRQAVAFAGLDPRRQESGTSVKTKPRLSKVGHAFLRKALYMPAMVILYKTAWGQPFKNRLALSGKPAKLIIGAMMRKLLQVAFGVLKSGKPFDPALHGT
- a CDS encoding GRAS family protein, with amino-acid sequence MSGDLKDLLGKLACHPAPHHLTRLRQLIEYNTERAENEPQAFLDMQFLNAIYDRFMPRDEKREHLYLKRFEIPQIVLFDLLINQFPLVSMSHGIVNDAIKHVIAEAPHAVLIDIGIGRGIQAAKLIQSISDATRLKTLTVIGVEPFQEALTHAGEMVAKAAEQAPFKVIFIPVNCLVEKLMPEQLLSALPDEFDKLVVNASLIAHHIPSTAERIAFFDMVRQMQPDALLLTEPDSNHMESDWRQRVENAYTHYGNIFSIIDQLAIGDFRRNGLKAFFAREIQDVVSHSDDQRFERHERTSRWLEYLAKTGFRIGRQFSIGETWKAKEISCRQESPGLLAMRHKGINMISIVHAFV
- a CDS encoding TylF/MycF/NovP-related O-methyltransferase, giving the protein MLKKIMKQTFHRLGYNITRRDPLEESIPADYNHSPFLPRVYRGALHRMLYFKDMVERVRDVEGDIVECGVSIGHGALMFQLLSEYVGVERTYHGFDSFEGFPAPVDKDEKTPITGKGFWANPPETVLRVLKDGRLPEDVIQNRIRLYKGWFDNTLPNYEGKIALLHLDCDLYESYKLALETLYSKVTPGGVVMFDEYGDNRWPGATKAIDEFFRDKSEKPQSHAKCTWKYFVVRP